In the Streptomyces sp. cg36 genome, one interval contains:
- the cobT gene encoding nicotinate-nucleotide--dimethylbenzimidazole phosphoribosyltransferase, producing the protein MNLDDFSDLIERPDSGVRRDAEERRERLTVPSGALGRLDELGEWLSAAQGTVPVKPIEHPRVVLFAGDHGVAGLGVSARPAGSAHALVRSVLDGAGPVSVLARRLGVPVRVVDAGLDCDPELLPEEVVRHRVRRGSGRIDVEDALSVAEAEEAVRLGMRIADEEADSGTDLVVLGDLSVGGTTAAATLIAALCGTDASVVTGRGGAAIDDLAWMRKCAAIRDALRRARPVLGDQLELLAAVGGADLAATTGFLLQCAVRRMPVILDGVVSSACALVAQRAAFRAPDWWLAGQLSGEPGQSKALDRMALNPLLDQGVTVGEGTGALLALPLVQAAAALAAELPERAEPEGDRADD; encoded by the coding sequence CTGAATCTCGACGACTTCTCCGATCTGATCGAACGCCCCGACAGCGGTGTGCGGCGTGACGCCGAGGAACGCCGGGAGCGGCTGACCGTGCCCTCCGGCGCGCTCGGCCGGCTCGACGAGCTGGGCGAGTGGCTCTCCGCCGCGCAGGGCACGGTTCCGGTCAAACCCATCGAGCACCCGCGCGTGGTCCTCTTCGCGGGCGACCACGGCGTGGCCGGGCTGGGCGTCTCCGCGCGCCCGGCGGGCTCCGCCCACGCCCTGGTGCGGTCCGTCCTGGACGGCGCGGGCCCCGTCTCCGTACTGGCCCGGCGCCTGGGCGTCCCCGTACGGGTGGTGGACGCGGGTCTGGACTGCGACCCGGAGCTGCTGCCCGAGGAGGTCGTACGGCACCGGGTGCGGCGCGGCAGCGGGCGCATCGACGTCGAGGACGCGCTGAGCGTGGCGGAGGCCGAGGAGGCCGTCCGCCTCGGGATGCGGATCGCCGACGAGGAGGCCGACTCCGGCACCGACCTGGTGGTGCTGGGCGACCTCAGCGTGGGCGGCACCACGGCGGCGGCGACCCTGATCGCGGCGCTGTGCGGCACCGACGCCTCGGTGGTGACCGGGCGTGGCGGGGCCGCCATCGACGACCTGGCGTGGATGCGCAAGTGCGCGGCGATCCGGGACGCGCTGCGCCGGGCGCGGCCGGTTCTCGGCGACCAGCTGGAGCTGCTGGCGGCGGTCGGCGGCGCCGACCTTGCCGCGACCACCGGTTTTCTGCTTCAGTGCGCGGTGCGCCGAATGCCGGTCATCCTCGACGGGGTGGTCTCGTCGGCCTGTGCGCTGGTGGCCCAGCGGGCCGCCTTCCGGGCTCCGGACTGGTGGCTGGCCGGTCAGCTGAGCGGTGAGCCGGGGCAGTCCAAGGCACTGGACCGGATGGCACTCAACCCTCTGCTCGACCAGGGCGTCACTGTCGGTGAAGGAACCGGGGCCCTGCTCGCTCTTCCTCTCGTACAGGCCGCAGCCGCCCTGGCCGCGGAGCTGCCCGAGCGCGCGGAGCCCGAGGGGGATCGCGCCGACGACTGA
- a CDS encoding bifunctional adenosylcobinamide kinase/adenosylcobinamide-phosphate guanylyltransferase, with amino-acid sequence MELTLLGTGAPDGLPRPDCPCAACASALGERARGATSLLLDGALLLDLTPGAALAAARAGRSLAGVRQVLLTHPHDGPAVELPPGLPSAGRVPDGRVLTLISGHRVRAVPMDAPGTGYEVTSPEGERLLYLPPGGAPSGLAEGRPYDMVAGDVLGRPDALARLRAAGAVGPATDVVAVHIGHDVPPGPELARRLAAAGARAVPDGTTLVVGEYHAVPDLPRRTLVLGGARSGKSVEAERRLETFPEVVYVATGGTREGDPEWAARIGLHRERRPGAWRTEETCELVPLLAGQGPALLVDCLALWLTDALDRAGAWEAEKVPDAVRGRMAELVAAVRATPRSVVFVSNEVGSGVVPATRSGRMFRDELGRLNAAVAAECEQVLLVVAGQALVLRG; translated from the coding sequence GTGGAACTGACTCTCCTCGGCACCGGAGCCCCCGACGGGCTGCCGCGCCCCGACTGCCCCTGCGCCGCGTGCGCCTCGGCCCTCGGCGAGCGGGCGCGCGGCGCGACCTCGCTGCTGCTCGACGGCGCCCTGCTGCTCGACCTCACCCCGGGCGCCGCGCTGGCCGCCGCCCGGGCCGGGCGCTCGCTGGCCGGGGTGCGCCAGGTCCTGCTCACCCATCCGCACGACGGCCCGGCCGTGGAGCTGCCGCCCGGGCTGCCGTCGGCGGGGCGGGTACCGGACGGCCGGGTGCTGACGCTGATCAGCGGGCACCGGGTGCGGGCGGTGCCGATGGACGCGCCGGGCACGGGGTACGAGGTGACCTCGCCGGAGGGCGAGCGGCTGCTCTACCTGCCGCCGGGCGGGGCGCCGTCGGGGCTGGCCGAGGGGCGTCCGTACGACATGGTGGCCGGTGACGTGCTGGGGCGGCCGGACGCGCTGGCGCGGCTGCGCGCCGCCGGGGCCGTGGGCCCGGCCACCGATGTGGTCGCGGTGCACATCGGCCACGACGTGCCGCCCGGCCCGGAGCTGGCGCGGCGGCTCGCGGCGGCCGGGGCGCGGGCGGTGCCGGACGGGACGACGCTGGTCGTCGGGGAGTACCACGCGGTGCCCGACCTGCCGCGCCGCACCCTGGTCCTCGGCGGCGCCCGCTCGGGCAAGTCGGTGGAGGCCGAGCGCCGTCTGGAGACGTTCCCGGAGGTGGTGTACGTGGCCACCGGCGGCACCCGGGAGGGGGACCCGGAGTGGGCGGCGCGGATCGGGCTGCACCGCGAGCGGCGGCCCGGCGCCTGGCGCACCGAGGAGACCTGCGAGCTGGTGCCGCTGCTGGCCGGGCAGGGGCCCGCGCTGCTGGTGGACTGTCTGGCGCTGTGGCTGACGGACGCGCTGGACCGGGCCGGGGCGTGGGAGGCGGAGAAGGTGCCGGACGCGGTGCGCGGGCGGATGGCCGAGCTGGTCGCGGCGGTCCGGGCGACGCCCAGGTCCGTGGTGTTCGTCAGCAACGAGGTGGGCTCGGGCGTGGTGCCCGCGACCCGGTCCGGGCGGATGTTCCGGGACGAGCTGGGGCGGCTGAACGCGGCGGTCGCGGCGGAGTGCGAACAGGTGCTGCTCGTGGTCGCGGGGCAGGCGCTGGTGCTGCGCGGCTGA